A genomic window from Sparus aurata chromosome 4, fSpaAur1.1, whole genome shotgun sequence includes:
- the ccnd1 gene encoding G1/S-specific cyclin-D1, translated as MGDQLLCCEVDSIRRANQDVNLLNDRVLHTMLKAEENYLPSPNYFKCVQKEIVPTMRKIVATWMLEVCEEQKCEEEVFPLAMNYLDRFLSVETTRKTRLQLLGATCMFLASKMKETVPLTAEKLCIYTDNSVQPGELLQMELLVLNKLKWDLASVTPQDFIEHFLAKLKIYQSTKQILRKHAQTFVALCATDVNFIASPPSMVAAGSVVAAVQGLYLKSQDASLSSQNLTNFLSQVIRSDPDCLRACQEQIESLLESSLRQAQQHSSTTETKLVDEEVDLSCTPTDVRDVNI; from the exons ATGGGGGACCAGCTGCTGTGCTGCGAGGTAGACTCCATCAGGAGAGCCAACCAGGACGTCAACCTGCTCAACGACCGAGTTCTGCACACCATGCTGAAGGCAGAGGAAAACTACTTACCGTCGCCAAACTACTTCAAGTGTGTTCAGAAAGAAATTGTACCTACAATGaggaaaatagtcgccacctggATGTTAGAG GTCTGCGAGGAAcagaaatgtgaggaggaggtttttcCACTGGCTATGAACTATTTGGACAGATTTTTATCAGTGGAAACAACCAGGAAAACAAGACTACAGCTGTTGGGAGCTACATGTATGTTTCTAGCATCCAAGATGAAGGAGACTGTACCCTTAACAGCAGAGAAGCTCTGTATCTACACGGACAACTCGGTCCAGCCTGGAGAGCTGCTG CAAATGGAGCTGCTGGTTCTCAACAAGCTGAAGTGGGATCTGGCTTCAGTCACACCTCAAGACTTCATTGAGCACTTCCTGGCCAAACTGAAGATCTACCAGTCCACCAAGCAGATCCTCAGGAAACACGCCCAGACCTTTGTGGCTCTCTGTGCTACAG ATGTCAACTTCATCGCCAGTCCTCCATCCATGGTGGCAGCGGGCAGCGTGGTGGCAGCTGTTCAAGGTCTCTATCTGAAGAGTCAAGATGCCTCTTTGTCATCACAGAACCTCACCAACTTCCTGTCACAGGTCATTCGCAGTGATCCG GACTGCTTACGGGCATGTCAGGAGCAAATAGAGTCTCTGCTGGAGTCCAGCCTGCGGCAGGCTCAGCAACACAGTAGCACAACAGAGACCAAACTTGTAGACGAGGAGGTGGACCTATCCTGTACCCCAACAGACGTCAGAGACGTCAACATCTGA